The following DNA comes from Hahella chejuensis KCTC 2396.
CCGCAGCAGTCAGCATACGCTGCAACAACTCCGGCTCGATATCCGCATCCGTCGCTACAAAGCCCAGCATTGTGGCCATATTCGGCTTGATCATCCCCGCGCCTTTACTGACGCCACTGATATGAACAGCAACGCCATCAATATCAAGACGCATTGTGGCGCCTTTGGGACGGGTATCTGTTGTCATTATGCCTTGGGCGGCTTCAGCCCAGGCGTTGTCACTGAGATTACCCAGAGCGCTGGGCAGCCCTGCTACGATTTTATCTACCGGCAGCGGCTCGCCAATGACTCCTGTGGAAAATGGCAACACTTGCTCGGACGCCACTGCGCCAAGTTGCGCTAGCGTCTCGCAGCATCGCATGGCGTTATCCAGGCCTTGCCGACCAGTGCCCGCGTTGGCGTTACCAGTGTTGATTAACAAATAACGAGGCGCGCTCTCAGCCAAGTGACGCTTCGCCAGCATCACAGGAGCGGCGCAAAAAGCATTGCTTGTGAAAACAGCGGTGGTTTGCGCCCCTTCACATAGCTCAAACACCACTAAGTCTTTACGTCCCGGCTTTTTAATTCCTGCGGACCCAACCCCAATGCGAACGCCCGCAATAGGGTGAAAGTTGGGTAAAGGCGCGTGCCCCACAGCCATCTCAATTACTCCAGGCGACCATGACACTGTTTGTACTTCTTGCCGGAACCACAAGGGCAAGGTTCATTACGACCCACTTTCTTGTGGTCGCGGACATAAGGCGCATCAGAGCCCTCAGCTTGCTCTTCCGCATCAGAATCTTCTTCAGTCGCTTCGGGGTGAGTCGCCTGGGCGCGTTGCATTTGCTGCGCGAGCGCTTCGCGACGACGACGCTCCAACTCTTCCATTTCTTCCTGTTTTTGAACTCTTACATGACAAATAACTCGGACCACATCATGCTTGATGGTATCCAGCATGTTCTGGAACAGTTCAAACGCTTCACGCTTATATTCCTGTTTGGGGTTTTTCTGCGCGTAACCACGCAAGTGAATCCCCATGCGCAGCAGGTCCATATTGGAAAGGTGCTCTTTCCACAAGGTATCCAGGACTTGTAAGAACACCTGTTTCTCAAAGTTGCGCATAACGGATGCGCCAACCACTTCTTCTTTCTCGCGGTAAGAATCGACTACCGCCTGTAGAATTTTCTCGCGCAAGGTCTCTTCATGCAGACGCTTGTCCTCGTCCAGCCATTGCTGCACAGGCAAATCAACGCCGAAATCCGACTCCAGTTGCTTTTCCAGCCCCGGAACATTCCACTGTTCGGCAATACTTTGCGGCGGGATAAACTGGCTGACTGTAGCGCTGACCACATCGCCCCGGATTGCGTCGATCATTTCCGAGATATCATCGGTCGCCATGATTTCATTACGTTGTTCGTAAACCACATGACGCTGATCGTTAGCCACGTCGTCATATTCAAGCAGCGAT
Coding sequences within:
- the argJ gene encoding bifunctional glutamate N-acetyltransferase/amino-acid acetyltransferase ArgJ, which gives rise to MAVGHAPLPNFHPIAGVRIGVGSAGIKKPGRKDLVVFELCEGAQTTAVFTSNAFCAAPVMLAKRHLAESAPRYLLINTGNANAGTGRQGLDNAMRCCETLAQLGAVASEQVLPFSTGVIGEPLPVDKIVAGLPSALGNLSDNAWAEAAQGIMTTDTRPKGATMRLDIDGVAVHISGVSKGAGMIKPNMATMLGFVATDADIEPELLQRMLTAAANKSFNRITVDGDTSTNDACVLVATGRSGTPKFTQDNAELWRPFQEALDGLMQQLAHAIVRDAEGATKFVAVNVQGAAVLSEALDVAYTIAHSPLVKTALFASDPNWGRILAAVGRAGLQNLEVERINIYLNEVCIVEGGARAASYTEEAGQAVMDLEEITIRVDLGRGEVEDTVWTCDFSHEYVTINAEYRT